In Eleutherodactylus coqui strain aEleCoq1 chromosome 11, aEleCoq1.hap1, whole genome shotgun sequence, a single window of DNA contains:
- the LOC136581634 gene encoding carbohydrate sulfotransferase 4-like has translation MEIMLRVYRCKFSLLILVIAQTVGFIYIMMSLHYHKSPPPATKSENIHILILSTWRSGSSFTGQIFSQHPDVFYLMEPAWHVWSTLHYSVNALQMAVRDLVRSVFLCDMSVYDAYMPQKRLKSNLFQWETSRALCSPPACHLFHRTDIISQTDCRKLCKSYPFDTIEKSCKTYSHLVMKEVRFFSLKSLYPLLKDPSLNLKVLHLVRDPRAVFHSREKAASELSYDTDILIKDLSLDKTNHKKEDIPYKVMEMICKSQADIYLSATNGSHGALNSRYMMLRYEDIIRNPIENAERMYKFGQLNFTPKLKDWIHNLTHGKGEGSRFVINSRDAVRVSKAWRKSLEFGSVQRIQDLCAEAMEVFGYKLLQTKEAQNNSDYELLLPLPERTKSSENPSYFI, from the coding sequence ATGGAGATTATGTTGAGGGTCTACAGATGCAAGTTTTCCCTGTTAATCCTTGTAATTGCTCAGACTGTGGGATTCATTTATATTATGATGAGCCTGCATTACCACAAGTCACCTCCTCCTGCGACAAAATCTGAGAATATACACATCCTCATACTTTCTACTTGGAGATCGGGTTCTTCCTTCACTGGTCAAATCTTCAGTCAACATCCAGATGTCTTCTACCTGATGGAACCTGCATGGCATGTGTGGTCTACTTTACATTACAGCGTTAATGCCTTACAAATGGCTGTGCGAGACTTGGTCCGTTCTGTCTTCTTATGTGACATGTCAGTGTATGATGCTTATATGCCACAGAAAAGGCTTAAGTCTAATTTGTTTCAATGGGAGACCAGTCGGGCTTTATGCTCTCCACCTGCCTGCCATCTTTTTCACCGTACTGATATCATATCCCAGACAGATTGCCGGAAGCTTTGCAAATCCTACCCATTTGACACCATTGAAAAATCATGTAAAACCTATAGCCATCTTGTAATGAAAGAAGTGAGATTCTTTAGCTTGAAGAGTCTTTATCCATTGCTCAAAGATCCATCTCTTAACCTGAAAGTCCTCCACTTGGTGCGGGATCCCCGGGCCGTCTTTCACTCTCGGGAGAAAGCAGCTTCGGAGCTCTCTTATGATACCGATATCCTTATAAAGGACTTATCACTCGACAAAACTAATCATAAAAAAGAGGACATACCCtacaaagtgatggaaatgatttgtaagaGTCAAGCAGACATCTATCTTTCGGCCACCAATGGCAGCCACGGTGCTTTGAATAGTCGCTATATGATGTTACGTTATGAAGATATAATAAGGAACCCTATTGAGAATGCAGAACGTATGTACAAATTTGGGCAACTTAATTTTACCCCCAAACTAAAAGACTGGATACACAATTTAACCCATGGAAAAGGGGAAGGTAGCAGATTTGTTATCAATTCCAGAGACGCAGTCCGGGTCTCTAAGGCTTGGCGGAAATCTCTAGAGTTTGGATCTGTCCAAAGGATACAAGATTTGTGCGCTGAGGCAATGGAAGTTTTTGGGTACAAATTACTTCAAACCAAAGAAGCCCAAAATAACTCAGATTATGAATTATTGCTGCCTTTACCTGAAAGAACAAAGAGTAGTGAGAATCCTTCTTATTTCATATGA